In Armatimonadota bacterium, one DNA window encodes the following:
- a CDS encoding MerR family transcriptional regulator gives MASRITGVEVHTLRYWEREFESFLEPGRTEGGQRRYRPQDIQTVFIIKKLLRDDLFSIAGARRHLEQLYRERVA, from the coding sequence ATGGCCAGCCGGATCACCGGCGTCGAAGTCCATACCTTGCGCTATTGGGAGCGCGAATTCGAGTCGTTTTTGGAGCCTGGGCGCACCGAAGGCGGCCAGCGGCGTTATCGTCCGCAAGATATCCAGACCGTCTTCATCATCAAGAAGCTGCTGCGCGACGACCTCTTCAGCATCGCGGGCGCCAGAAGGCATCTTGAGCAGCTCTACCGCGAGCGCGTAGCATGA
- a CDS encoding M42 family metallopeptidase: protein MSQFEISIDYLTRVLIDLLNTPSPTGSTDWAISFVEQELLSLDVDCKRTQKGALIAHLEGLSYRKPRGLTAHVDTLGAMVKEIKPSGRLRLTALNGVMWPTVESEGVTIETRQGRQIRGSIVFENGAAHVNKEATSAARNDGNLEVRLDERTSSADETRLLGIEVGDFVAFDPRVEQSGSGFIRSRFLDDKAAVACILAAIKAIRDVRVTPAENTTILFSNYEEVGHGGLDGLPDDLSELVVVDMAAIGKGLQSDEFHCSVCVKDSSGPYSRPLTEKMRNLADRAGIEVRPDVYPYYTSDGSVYWRGGGKAEVALIGPGVDTSHGYERTHVDALMDTALLIAEYIVEE, encoded by the coding sequence TTGTCCCAATTCGAAATCTCCATCGACTACCTCACCCGGGTCCTCATCGACCTGCTGAACACACCGAGCCCCACCGGCTCGACGGACTGGGCAATCAGCTTCGTAGAGCAAGAGCTGCTCAGCTTGGATGTGGACTGCAAGCGCACGCAGAAAGGCGCTTTGATCGCCCACCTGGAGGGTCTGAGCTACCGCAAGCCGAGAGGGCTTACCGCGCATGTGGACACCCTGGGCGCGATGGTCAAAGAGATCAAGCCCAGCGGACGGCTTAGGCTGACCGCGCTCAACGGAGTCATGTGGCCCACGGTCGAAAGCGAGGGAGTAACCATCGAGACCCGCCAAGGCCGACAAATCCGCGGCTCCATCGTCTTTGAAAACGGAGCCGCCCATGTCAACAAAGAAGCCACCTCGGCGGCCCGAAACGACGGGAACCTGGAAGTCCGGCTCGATGAGCGCACTTCGAGCGCCGATGAAACCCGTTTGCTTGGCATCGAAGTCGGCGACTTCGTCGCCTTCGACCCCCGTGTGGAGCAGTCAGGCTCTGGCTTTATCCGCTCGCGGTTCCTCGACGATAAAGCGGCAGTTGCTTGCATCCTCGCCGCGATCAAAGCGATCCGCGATGTTCGGGTGACTCCCGCGGAGAACACCACGATCCTTTTCAGCAACTACGAAGAGGTGGGCCATGGTGGGCTTGACGGCCTGCCGGACGATCTTTCTGAGCTGGTCGTCGTGGATATGGCCGCCATCGGCAAGGGCCTTCAGAGCGATGAGTTCCACTGCTCGGTCTGCGTCAAAGATTCGTCCGGGCCCTACAGCCGCCCGCTGACCGAAAAGATGCGCAACCTCGCCGACCGCGCGGGGATCGAGGTCCGTCCCGACGTCTATCCGTACTACACCAGCGACGGCTCGGTCTATTGGCGGGGAGGCGGCAAGGCCGAGGTCGCGCTGATCGGCCCGGGTGTGGACACCAGCCACGGCTACGAACGCACCCACGTCGACGCCCTGATGGACACAGCCCTCCTCATCGCCGAATACATCGTCGAGGAGTAG
- a CDS encoding MFS transporter gives MPLPPALRHSGFRGYLAGSFVSNVGAYVQTWVISWHVYHLTGSSLMVGLLGLVRVVPLVSLSLFGGVLADQADRRKVMLLTQSGMALVSLALCLMAALGWATVAGLYAIVALSSVARAFDGPARQAMVVRLVPKEHFPNAASLNGVVWRLSEVLGPVLAGVFIGWKGILGVSGIALGYGFNFLSFFAVLIAVWMLPPCLPENEGDRAKTAAEVIARIKEGLRFVNRTPALRSAMWVDFWATFCSGAEALLPAMATTILKLDERGYGLLAASSGLGALIAASALAWMPTVHRQGRLVVSMIGFYGLFTIAFGFSQSLPMAMASLAAVGASDMVSTVMRQTIRQLATPDEIRGRMNATSSLFHISGPQLGDFEAGAVAHFWGERVSIVIGGGMCLLVAAHWSRAKALVNYQHDSG, from the coding sequence ATGCCACTCCCTCCTGCCCTACGACACTCCGGCTTTCGCGGCTACCTGGCCGGAAGCTTCGTTTCGAACGTTGGCGCATACGTTCAGACGTGGGTGATCTCGTGGCACGTCTACCACCTGACCGGAAGCTCCCTGATGGTCGGGCTGCTTGGCTTGGTGCGGGTGGTGCCGCTGGTTTCACTTTCGCTCTTCGGAGGCGTGCTCGCCGATCAGGCGGACCGGCGCAAGGTGATGCTCCTCACCCAGAGCGGCATGGCGCTGGTTTCTTTGGCGCTCTGCCTGATGGCCGCCCTGGGCTGGGCCACGGTCGCGGGCCTCTATGCGATCGTGGCGCTCAGCTCGGTCGCACGCGCCTTCGACGGCCCGGCCCGCCAAGCGATGGTTGTCAGGCTGGTGCCAAAGGAGCACTTCCCCAACGCAGCAAGCCTCAATGGCGTCGTATGGAGGCTTTCAGAGGTGCTCGGTCCCGTGCTCGCGGGGGTCTTTATCGGCTGGAAAGGAATCTTGGGCGTGTCCGGAATTGCCCTGGGCTATGGTTTCAACTTCCTTTCCTTCTTCGCCGTGCTGATCGCCGTGTGGATGCTTCCGCCGTGCCTCCCGGAGAACGAGGGAGACAGGGCGAAGACCGCCGCCGAGGTGATCGCGCGGATCAAGGAGGGTCTGCGCTTCGTCAACCGGACTCCCGCCCTTCGCAGCGCGATGTGGGTGGACTTTTGGGCCACCTTCTGCTCCGGCGCCGAGGCGCTTCTGCCCGCCATGGCCACCACAATTCTCAAGCTGGATGAGCGGGGCTATGGGCTGCTGGCGGCTTCCTCGGGCCTGGGGGCGCTCATCGCGGCCTCTGCGCTGGCCTGGATGCCAACGGTCCACCGGCAGGGGCGGCTAGTCGTGAGCATGATCGGTTTCTACGGGCTTTTCACGATCGCCTTCGGGTTCTCGCAGAGCCTGCCGATGGCGATGGCGAGCCTGGCGGCGGTGGGGGCGTCGGACATGGTGAGCACGGTGATGCGCCAGACCATCCGCCAGCTCGCGACGCCTGACGAAATCCGCGGCCGCATGAACGCCACCAGCAGCCTGTTCCACATCTCCGGTCCTCAATTGGGCGACTTCGAGGCCGGCGCGGTTGCCCATTTTTGGGGCGAGCGCGTGTCGATCGTGATCGGCGGCGGAATGTGCCTGTTGGTCGCCGCGCATTGGTCGCGGGCCAAGGCGCTGGTGAACTACCAGCACGACTCTGGATAG
- a CDS encoding PEP-CTERM sorting domain-containing protein — MNNGVKFLSLGLVLMASGVANANLLLNGDLDQTYQQEIVPGFFLPKPADWQNVGTRSITGPYEDEMSSEDWAGPAPTPVTNNGTGGKDFGVFFKPFSGNANDGDATGHLYQDVAAGGGVTYLLTGWAGGEPNALMQDAEFALEFYNAAGAQVGGAVLSLLPTLVTPNGQAFQYKMYSVRAFAPASTVTVRARASMIGAHSNPLGGGQAYVVDDFELNAVPEPATSAAMAIALLGLLRRKRK, encoded by the coding sequence GTGAACAATGGTGTTAAGTTTCTAAGCTTGGGCCTCGTGCTCATGGCCAGTGGCGTCGCAAATGCAAACCTATTGCTAAATGGCGACCTCGACCAGACCTACCAACAGGAAATCGTTCCTGGGTTCTTTCTGCCCAAACCCGCCGATTGGCAAAACGTCGGTACGCGCTCAATCACCGGCCCATACGAAGACGAGATGTCCTCGGAAGACTGGGCCGGCCCTGCACCCACCCCGGTGACCAATAACGGGACCGGCGGCAAGGACTTTGGCGTGTTCTTCAAGCCGTTCTCAGGCAATGCCAATGACGGCGACGCGACCGGCCATCTCTACCAAGATGTGGCGGCAGGCGGCGGAGTCACGTACCTGCTGACCGGCTGGGCAGGCGGCGAGCCAAACGCTCTCATGCAGGACGCCGAGTTTGCGCTCGAGTTTTATAACGCTGCGGGCGCACAGGTGGGAGGAGCCGTTCTCTCCCTGCTGCCGACGCTTGTAACTCCGAACGGACAAGCCTTTCAGTACAAGATGTATTCGGTTCGAGCGTTTGCACCGGCCAGCACGGTCACGGTTCGAGCCAGGGCCTCGATGATCGGCGCCCATAGCAACCCGCTCGGCGGGGGGCAGGCGTATGTGGTCGATGACTTCGAGCTGAACGCGGTCCCCGAGCCTGCCACCTCGGCGGCGATGGCCATCGCATTGCTCGGCTTGCTTCGACGCAAGCGAAAATAA
- a CDS encoding sulfide/dihydroorotate dehydrogenase-like FAD/NAD-binding protein, with amino-acid sequence MLVIDKFEIVAREDYSDVTFMLEVRHPLMAKAAKPGQFVIVMSHAEGERIPLTIADFSTERGTITLVIQAVGKSTLEMQRDCVVGATLYGLAGPMGIPSPLSHARKVICVGGGLGVAPVYPQARGFKDNGATVIGVLGFRNKDLVFWEDKFRAICDELVLCTDDGSAGIKGFVSDGIKKVLETHTDVDEVVAIGPPVMMKACAEVTRPHGIKTVVSLNPIMVDGTGMCGGCRVKVGEQVKFACVDGPDFDGHQVDFDDLMVRLRRYKEEERVAKERWSETCRMRGEPGQVVSELPAGRGA; translated from the coding sequence ATGCTTGTGATCGACAAATTCGAAATCGTCGCTCGTGAGGACTACTCCGACGTCACGTTTATGCTGGAGGTCCGCCATCCCTTGATGGCCAAGGCCGCCAAGCCAGGGCAATTCGTCATTGTGATGTCGCACGCAGAAGGCGAGCGGATCCCCCTGACAATCGCCGACTTCAGCACCGAGCGCGGAACGATCACGCTGGTCATCCAGGCGGTCGGCAAGAGCACGCTCGAAATGCAGCGAGACTGTGTGGTGGGTGCGACGCTCTATGGCCTGGCTGGACCGATGGGTATTCCCAGCCCCCTCAGCCACGCGAGGAAGGTGATCTGCGTCGGCGGCGGCCTCGGCGTGGCGCCGGTTTATCCGCAGGCCCGTGGGTTCAAGGACAACGGCGCGACCGTGATTGGCGTCCTCGGCTTTAGGAACAAGGATCTCGTGTTCTGGGAGGACAAGTTTCGGGCGATCTGCGACGAACTCGTGCTCTGCACCGACGACGGCTCCGCTGGGATCAAGGGTTTCGTCAGCGACGGCATCAAAAAGGTTCTTGAAACCCACACCGACGTCGATGAGGTGGTGGCGATCGGCCCACCCGTGATGATGAAGGCCTGCGCCGAGGTCACGCGGCCGCACGGAATCAAAACCGTCGTCAGCCTGAACCCCATCATGGTGGACGGCACGGGGATGTGCGGCGGCTGCCGGGTGAAGGTGGGTGAGCAGGTGAAGTTTGCCTGCGTCGACGGGCCCGATTTCGATGGGCACCAAGTCGATTTCGACGATCTCATGGTGCGCCTCAGGCGCTATAAAGAGGAAGAGCGGGTGGCCAAAGAGAGGTGGAGCGAGACCTGCCGCATGAGGGGCGAGCCTGGCCAAGTCGTGTCCGAGCTGCCTGCGGGGAGAGGAGCCTGA
- the gltA gene encoding NADPH-dependent glutamate synthase, whose product MAKKRTIRSIPQARTPVRELDPEVRARNFEEVNCGYSDSEAVLESERCLFCDNPKCIAGCPVNINIPEFIRKVGENDLRGAYDVITATNLLPSVCGRVCPQENQCEKVCVVGETLEPVAIGRLERFVGDRAIANGWANIPYIEPGPFKVGIVGSGPAGMACAADMAKAGCEVIVFEAFHLPGGVLRYGIPEFRLPNSVVDAEIENLKKLGVKFECNTLVGRLFTVEEMLQEHGFHAVFIGTGAGYPALLGVPGDSLNGVLSANELLTRCNLMNARDFPNTDTPMPLGKHVVVVGAGNTAMDALRVSLRLGAEKVSCVYRRSKAEAPARAEEVHHAEQEGIDFHWLTNPVEVLDDGQGSVRAIRCVRMELGEPDDSGRRRPVPVAGSEFEIETDQVVFAIGTNANPIMGQTSSLDLNKRGYIATDRNLATSIAGVFAGGDIVTGAATVIQAMGAGRRAARGMKAYLGIREGFEWPTAESEHAASPAFGLADAERHFVRLKAAV is encoded by the coding sequence ATGGCCAAGAAGCGTACGATTCGATCGATTCCCCAGGCGCGTACTCCGGTCCGCGAACTGGACCCCGAGGTTCGCGCGCGCAACTTCGAAGAAGTCAACTGCGGTTACTCCGACTCGGAGGCCGTGCTCGAATCCGAGCGCTGCCTCTTTTGCGACAACCCGAAGTGCATCGCGGGATGCCCGGTCAACATCAACATCCCGGAGTTTATCCGCAAGGTCGGCGAGAACGACTTGCGCGGCGCTTACGATGTCATCACCGCGACAAACTTACTTCCTTCGGTCTGCGGACGGGTGTGCCCTCAGGAGAACCAGTGCGAGAAGGTCTGTGTGGTGGGAGAAACGCTGGAGCCGGTCGCGATCGGCCGTCTTGAGCGCTTTGTGGGCGATCGGGCGATCGCCAACGGTTGGGCGAACATCCCCTACATCGAACCGGGGCCGTTCAAGGTCGGCATTGTGGGTTCGGGGCCGGCCGGTATGGCCTGCGCAGCCGACATGGCCAAGGCGGGTTGCGAGGTTATCGTCTTCGAGGCGTTCCACCTGCCGGGAGGCGTTCTGCGGTACGGCATTCCTGAGTTTCGCTTGCCAAACTCGGTCGTGGACGCCGAGATCGAGAACCTGAAGAAGCTGGGCGTGAAGTTTGAGTGCAACACGCTCGTGGGGCGGCTCTTCACGGTCGAAGAGATGCTTCAGGAGCACGGTTTCCATGCGGTGTTCATCGGCACCGGCGCGGGGTATCCGGCGCTTCTTGGGGTTCCCGGCGACTCGTTGAACGGTGTGCTCTCCGCCAACGAACTGCTCACGCGCTGCAATCTGATGAACGCGCGCGACTTCCCGAACACCGACACCCCGATGCCGCTTGGCAAGCATGTGGTCGTGGTCGGTGCGGGCAATACAGCGATGGACGCCCTGCGCGTGAGCCTTCGCTTGGGCGCGGAGAAGGTGAGTTGCGTCTACCGCAGGTCGAAGGCCGAGGCGCCGGCGCGGGCCGAAGAGGTGCATCACGCCGAGCAGGAAGGCATCGACTTCCACTGGCTGACGAACCCGGTGGAGGTGCTCGATGATGGGCAGGGCAGCGTTCGAGCAATTCGCTGCGTGCGCATGGAGCTTGGCGAGCCGGACGATTCGGGCCGCCGCCGTCCTGTACCGGTCGCGGGAAGCGAGTTCGAGATAGAGACCGACCAAGTGGTGTTCGCCATCGGCACGAACGCCAACCCCATCATGGGGCAGACCTCCAGCCTGGACCTAAACAAGCGAGGCTACATCGCGACGGACCGCAACCTGGCGACCTCGATCGCGGGTGTGTTTGCAGGCGGCGACATCGTGACCGGGGCTGCTACCGTGATCCAGGCGATGGGCGCCGGCCGGCGCGCGGCACGGGGCATGAAGGCTTACCTCGGCATTCGCGAGGGCTTCGAGTGGCCGACGGCAGAGAGCGAGCATGCGGCAAGTCCAGCTTTTGGGCTGGCCGACGCCGAGCGCCACTTCGTGAGGCTCAAAGCAGCAGTTTGA
- a CDS encoding 2-oxoacid:acceptor oxidoreductase subunit alpha, which produces MIETQEKSGLQKKKAPQSGAKGPKRVTKLHEHIIEIISDSGEGAQRCGQSLGAIAARMGYGIWTIEIIPAEIRPPARSVAGASGNRIRIGEGQVTNGGNETDLVVAFNEQVLLGRVRSGQLKPGCLILLEDKWRQDPDPAIVASYVETYGQLVKAGFRVLEIPMEVECLKHVRDARKGKNMFALGVLCSIYSLDLQVAKDQIALTFGKKAESVIQANIELLLAGFEWAEASLDFKYAIPCKRPTEAQIVVNGNTALALGVLASGMEVCAMYPITPATSASHYLAEAFEKVGGVLHQAEDEIAACAFAVGASYAGKCAVTITSGPGYSLKQEVIGLAVMAEIPLVIVNVQRGGPSTGQPTKVEQGDMLCAVFGSHGDAPKVVLAPATIEECFYCVITARKIAETFRMPVVVLSDANLATSQSPFPRPAFDVAWFAPPIDQTPAPAGAKPYAWDPETGLSQRFIPGQAGGTHTLTGLAHDENSHVAYDPEINQRSLRARSLKLAALQKTLLPPPVFGDPEGDLLVIGWGSTKGAIEEAVAGLRKEGHRISSVHFSFIQPLPPGVKEILGRFKHHVAVEVNWSDDPNDALIDETNRRYTALAMMLRSRYLVDIDCWSEVKGQPLRPAKIREVLMKKLEEVEA; this is translated from the coding sequence ATGATCGAAACACAGGAGAAATCGGGTTTGCAGAAGAAGAAGGCCCCGCAGAGCGGCGCCAAGGGTCCCAAGCGGGTCACTAAACTGCACGAACACATCATCGAGATCATCAGCGACTCAGGCGAAGGCGCACAGCGCTGCGGCCAGTCGCTAGGCGCGATCGCCGCGAGGATGGGCTACGGCATCTGGACCATCGAGATCATCCCTGCCGAGATTCGGCCCCCGGCCCGCAGCGTCGCCGGGGCGAGCGGCAACCGAATCCGCATCGGCGAGGGGCAGGTCACGAACGGTGGCAACGAGACCGACCTCGTGGTGGCGTTCAACGAGCAGGTGCTTTTGGGGCGCGTTCGCTCGGGGCAGCTCAAGCCAGGCTGCCTGATCCTGCTCGAGGACAAGTGGCGACAGGACCCCGACCCGGCAATTGTCGCTTCGTATGTCGAGACCTACGGGCAGCTCGTCAAGGCGGGGTTCCGGGTGCTCGAAATACCCATGGAGGTCGAGTGTCTCAAGCACGTGCGGGACGCCCGCAAAGGCAAGAACATGTTCGCGCTGGGGGTGCTGTGCAGCATCTATTCACTCGACCTTCAGGTCGCCAAGGACCAGATCGCTTTGACCTTCGGCAAAAAGGCCGAGTCGGTCATTCAGGCGAACATCGAACTGCTCCTCGCCGGCTTCGAGTGGGCCGAGGCTAGCCTCGATTTCAAGTACGCGATACCCTGCAAACGCCCGACGGAGGCGCAGATCGTGGTGAACGGCAACACCGCCTTGGCGCTCGGGGTACTCGCATCGGGTATGGAGGTCTGCGCGATGTATCCGATCACGCCCGCCACTTCCGCCTCGCACTACCTCGCGGAGGCGTTCGAGAAGGTGGGCGGCGTGCTGCACCAGGCCGAAGACGAGATTGCGGCCTGCGCGTTCGCCGTCGGCGCTTCCTATGCTGGCAAGTGCGCGGTGACCATCACGTCAGGGCCTGGCTATTCGCTCAAACAGGAGGTGATCGGCCTGGCGGTCATGGCGGAAATCCCGCTGGTGATCGTCAACGTCCAGCGCGGCGGACCCAGCACCGGGCAGCCGACCAAGGTGGAGCAAGGCGACATGCTTTGCGCCGTTTTTGGCAGCCACGGCGACGCGCCGAAGGTGGTGCTCGCGCCGGCGACGATTGAAGAGTGCTTCTATTGCGTGATCACCGCACGGAAAATCGCCGAGACGTTCCGCATGCCGGTGGTGGTGCTCAGCGACGCAAACCTGGCGACCTCGCAGAGCCCCTTCCCAAGACCGGCGTTCGATGTGGCGTGGTTTGCGCCGCCCATCGACCAAACACCGGCGCCCGCCGGTGCGAAGCCCTATGCCTGGGACCCGGAAACAGGGCTCTCGCAGCGGTTCATCCCGGGCCAAGCGGGTGGAACGCACACTTTGACGGGTCTGGCGCACGACGAGAACAGCCACGTGGCCTACGACCCCGAGATCAACCAGCGCTCCCTTCGGGCCAGGAGCCTCAAGCTTGCAGCGCTGCAGAAGACCCTGCTCCCACCGCCGGTTTTTGGCGATCCCGAGGGCGACCTCTTGGTCATTGGATGGGGCAGCACCAAGGGCGCGATCGAGGAGGCGGTCGCAGGGCTCCGCAAGGAGGGCCACCGGATCTCAAGCGTCCACTTCAGCTTCATTCAGCCCCTGCCGCCGGGCGTGAAGGAGATCCTCGGCCGGTTCAAACACCACGTGGCGGTGGAAGTGAACTGGTCGGACGACCCGAACGACGCACTGATCGACGAGACGAATCGCCGCTACACAGCCCTGGCCATGATGCTCCGTTCGCGCTATTTGGTGGATATCGATTGCTGGAGCGAGGTCAAGGGCCAGCCCCTGCGGCCAGCGAAGATTCGCGAGGTCCTCATGAAAAAGCTTGAGGAGGTGGAAGCATGA
- a CDS encoding 2-oxoglutarate oxidoreductase: protein MSTVTPNPNECLMALYEERHEIEDYQKGVPRWCPGCGDNAILTAVQRLCRDQNLRPERTVFVSGIGCSSRLPHYMNTYGFHSLHGRALPVAEGIKMSRPELDVFVNMGDGDCCSIGAAHWIHAIRYNMNLTIMLHDNQIYGLTKKQMSPTSPLGLKSNTSPRGAYLEALNPLTVTLGVQNVSFVAQTVDWNPELLYQVLSAAYRHKGFSFVRIVQRCPEWLPKMMDPWMQDASKVLLLQHPDGVTLSPESSRLFNNQEAHDPSDIDRAREIASDIDPIPVGVLYRNPEVPCYEEVRHDPHLRTSAFVQHGLEAEFDKFTVWPEEPEAPKSHRKQTRK, encoded by the coding sequence ATGAGCACGGTCACTCCCAACCCCAACGAATGCCTGATGGCGCTCTACGAGGAGCGCCACGAAATCGAAGATTATCAGAAGGGCGTCCCGCGATGGTGCCCTGGATGCGGCGACAACGCCATCCTGACTGCGGTCCAAAGGCTCTGCCGAGACCAGAACCTCCGGCCCGAGCGCACCGTGTTCGTCTCCGGCATCGGCTGCTCCAGCCGCCTGCCCCACTACATGAACACCTACGGTTTCCACAGCCTTCACGGCAGGGCGCTCCCGGTCGCCGAGGGCATCAAGATGAGCCGCCCCGAACTGGACGTGTTCGTGAACATGGGCGACGGTGACTGTTGCAGCATCGGTGCGGCGCACTGGATCCACGCCATCCGCTACAACATGAACCTGACCATCATGCTTCACGACAACCAGATCTACGGCCTGACGAAGAAGCAGATGTCCCCCACCAGCCCGCTGGGCCTCAAAAGCAACACCTCGCCGCGCGGGGCTTATCTGGAGGCCTTGAACCCGCTGACGGTTACGCTGGGCGTTCAGAACGTCTCCTTCGTCGCCCAAACGGTGGATTGGAACCCGGAGCTCCTCTATCAGGTGCTCTCGGCCGCCTACAGGCACAAGGGCTTCTCGTTCGTTCGGATCGTGCAGCGCTGCCCGGAGTGGCTGCCGAAGATGATGGACCCGTGGATGCAGGACGCGAGCAAGGTTCTGCTGCTGCAGCATCCCGACGGTGTGACGCTTTCGCCCGAATCGTCGCGCCTCTTCAACAACCAGGAGGCGCACGACCCCAGCGACATCGACCGTGCGCGAGAGATTGCATCGGACATCGACCCCATTCCCGTGGGCGTTCTCTATCGGAACCCGGAAGTGCCCTGCTACGAGGAAGTCCGGCACGATCCCCACCTTCGTACGAGCGCATTCGTGCAGCACGGCCTCGAGGCGGAGTTCGACAAGTTCACGGTTTGGCCAGAGGAGCCGGAAGCGCCCAAGAGCCATAGGAAACAGACAAGGAAATGA
- a CDS encoding lactate/malate dehydrogenase family protein, with product MKVSIIGGGGRVGSDAAFCLQLGGLVREIVLVDMNQDMAAGEALDLRHGSALTASQTITSGDYDAVKGSDCVVITAGLRRKPDETRLQLISRNVDLFKGILDSLKGASLPKSATILVVSNPVDILTQLTVESGILPASQILGLGTVLDTCRFRSLLAEEFGVGARDMHALILGEHGDSMVPIWSSATVNGIALSSLPGYTKEKADAVFDFTKKSGAEVIRMKGGAGRAVGVSIAEVVHAMALNSGAILPVSSMQEGALGISGVCLSLPTRVGRAGVLGVIEPDVTEAEKEGLHKSAASLKDVRGQIN from the coding sequence ATGAAAGTCAGCATTATCGGCGGGGGTGGCCGCGTCGGATCCGACGCCGCCTTCTGCCTTCAACTCGGCGGGCTCGTCCGCGAAATCGTTCTCGTCGACATGAATCAGGATATGGCCGCGGGCGAAGCGCTCGACCTGCGCCACGGCTCGGCGCTCACCGCCAGCCAAACCATCACCTCGGGCGATTACGACGCCGTGAAGGGCAGCGATTGCGTGGTCATCACAGCCGGTCTGCGCCGCAAGCCGGACGAGACCCGGCTCCAGCTCATCAGCCGCAACGTGGACCTCTTCAAAGGCATCCTGGATTCGCTGAAAGGCGCTTCTCTCCCCAAGAGCGCCACGATCCTGGTGGTCTCGAACCCGGTCGATATCCTCACCCAGCTCACCGTCGAGAGCGGCATCCTTCCCGCATCGCAAATCCTGGGCTTGGGCACGGTGCTCGATACGTGCCGCTTCCGATCGCTCCTCGCCGAGGAGTTCGGCGTGGGCGCCCGCGACATGCACGCCTTGATCCTTGGCGAGCACGGCGATTCGATGGTGCCGATCTGGTCCTCCGCGACCGTCAACGGCATCGCGCTTTCCAGCCTCCCCGGCTACACGAAGGAGAAGGCCGACGCCGTGTTCGACTTTACGAAGAAGTCGGGCGCCGAGGTCATCCGCATGAAGGGCGGCGCGGGCCGTGCAGTCGGCGTTTCGATTGCCGAAGTCGTCCACGCGATGGCGCTGAACAGCGGCGCGATCTTGCCGGTCAGCTCGATGCAGGAGGGCGCTCTGGGCATCTCCGGCGTTTGCCTCTCGCTCCCGACTCGGGTCGGCCGAGCTGGCGTGCTTGGCGTCATCGAGCCCGACGTTACGGAAGCCGAAAAGGAAGGCCTGCACAAGTCCGCCGCAAGCCTGAAGGACGTTAGGGGCCAGATTAACTAG